Within Stigmatella aurantiaca, the genomic segment TGACTTCGCCGCCGCGCCCCAGCTCTCCAACTTCGAGCAGCTCGTCTCGCTCAGCGGCACCCAGGAACTGGAGGCCTCCGACAAGCCCGTGGTGCAGGCGGTGGATTACCTGCTGCGCTACGCCTTCGACAACCGGGCCTCGGACATCCACATCGAGCCCAAGCGGTCCACCTCCCAGGTCCGCCTGCGCATCGATGGCGTGCTGCACACCGTGTACACGCTGCCCGCCGGGGTCCACCCGCCCATCGTCTCGCGCGTGAAGATGCTCTCGCGCATGGACATCTCCGAGAAGCGCAAGCCCCAGGATGGGCGCATCAAGACGGAGCGGGACAGCCGGGAGGTGGAGCTGCGCGTGTCCACGCTGCCCACCGCCTTCGGCGAGAAGGTGGTCATCCGCATCTTCGATCCGGAGACGCTGGTCCAGGACATCGCCCAGCTGGGCTTCGAGCCGGATGAGAAGGGCGCCTTCGAGTCCTGGATCGACCAGCCCCACGGGCTCATCCTCGTGACGGGCCCCACGGGCAGCGGCAAGACGACGACGCTCTACTCGGCGCTCAAGGCGGTGGCGGGGCCGGACGTCAACGTCACCACCGTGGAGGACCCCATCGAGATGGTGTGGGAGGGCTTCAACCAGGTGCAGGTCCAGCCCAAGGTGGGGCTCGACTTCGCGGGGGCCTTGCGCCACATCCTCCGGCAGGATCCAGACGTCATCATGGTCGGCGAGATTCGCGACGGGGAGACGGCGGAGAACGCCATCCAGTCCGCGCTCACCGGCCACCTGGTGCTCTCCACGCTGCACACCAACGACGCGATCGGCGCGGTGGCGCGCATGAAGGATCTCGGCGTGCCGCCCTTCCTGCTCTCCCAGAGCCTGGTGGGGCTGATGGCGCAGCGCCTGCTGCGCCGGGTCTGCGCGCACTGCGCGCAGGAGGCCACGCTGACGCCGGACGAGCTGATCGCCCTCCAGGTGCCCCTGCCGTTGCTTCCCGGCGGCGTCCGCCTGCGCAAGGGGGCGGGGTGCGTGCGCTGCCGGGGGACGGGCTACCTGGGCCGCACGGGCGTGTTCGAGATCGTCAGCGTGGGCGCGGAGCTGAAAGAGCTCGTCACCCAGGCGGCGCCCTACCACACGCTGGTGGAGGCGTCCCGGCGCGCGGGCATGCGCACGCTGCGCGAGGCGGCGGTGCGCAAGCTGGCCCAGGGGCTCACCTCGTTCGAAGAGGTGGTGCGGATGACGTCCCGCTGAGGAGGGCCCCGGGGCGCGGGGAGCGCCATCGCCGGGGCCCGCGGCCCCGCGTTAGAAGCGGGCCTGGAGCAGGGTGTTGAAGCCCAGCCCGTGCGGATCCTCGAAGCGGGGCTGGGCGACACCGGTGGTGTCGTCCCGGAACGTGGTCCGGTTCGAGTCGTACGTGTAATAGACCTCGCCCACCGCGGCGACCGTCTCCGAGAGATCCCACCGGAAGGTGGCCTTGGCGGAGAGGATGGGCTCGGCCTCGCACACCTCCGAGGAGGAGCCGCACGTCTGGGGCAGGATGCTGAGCTGGTTCACGTCGCGCACCACCACGGTGCGCGTGCCGGACAGGCCCGGGGGCGGGTTGTTGCCACCGCCCAGGAACTGGGGGCTGCGGTAGGAGGCGGGCATCTGCACACCGGCGATGAAGCCCGGGGTGAGGTGCAGATCCTTCAGGTGGTAGTCCGCGCCCACGGCGATGAACATCTCGGGCTTGAGCTCCGTGCCATCCGGGAAGTCGCGGAAGGGCGGCAGGCCGGGCACGTCGAACTGGATGAAGGACAGGCTGCGGTAGAGGCCGAGCACGTGCAGGCGCAGGTAGTCGAGCTTCGCGCGGGCCTGGAGGGCGATCGCCGTGGCGCCCTGGGGCACGGTGCGCGCGCTCACGTCGGGATCCTCCAGCGACTGGGTGAGGTAGCTGCCCTCGAGCGAGATGGAGTAGGCAAGGCCGCCCGGGTACGACTCCGGCGCGAAGAACCGCTGATACACTTCAGGGTCATTCCGGTAGAGCCGGAAGTCCACGCTGGTGCCCACGGGGACGCCCACGTGGTAGACGGCCTGGCCCGAGACGCCCGCCGAGTTCACGGGCGCCCGGATGCCCTGGTTGGCCAGGCCCGGGATGATGCCCTTCTGGAAGTAGCCGCCGCCGACCTCCAGGCGCAGCGTCTCCAGGATGTCCACGCCCGCGCCGGCCATCGCGCCGTAGAGCGTCTCCTGCTCCAGGATGAGATCATTGAGCACGAGCGCCGTCTTGCCGCCGACGTACGCGTACCAGCGGTCCCGGGTAATCTGCAGCTTGGCGCCCGGCACGCCCTGCGCGGTGGCGCGCGTGGTGAAGATGCTGCTGCCGCCCCACGAGATGCGGTAGGCGTAGCCGAGCCGGAAGCGGTCCGCGGACACCGGGAAGCCGGTGAGCGAGATACCCTCCTTCTCGCCCCAGCCCGGCGGGGTGTAGTTGAGCCGGATGTAGCTGGAGTTGTCCTGGAGCGTCACGCCGCCGGAGGGGCTCTCCAGCAAGAGCACGGTGAGGGCCGCCTCGGTCGTGAGGCCCTCGAAGAACGCGGGCATGCGCTTGTAGAGCGTCAGGTTCGACAGCGACTCGAAGCCCGAGAACCGGGTGTTGAAGTTGTCGTAGAACTGGGTGTTCTGGTTCCCCGCGCCGAAGCGCGCGTTGGGGCTGTTGGGCGTCGTCTCCCCGGCCCCGGCCAGGACGTTGTCATCCGCGAAGACGAAGGACAGACGGGTATCGACGAAGTCACCGGCCCAGGCGGGCGCGGCAAGGGACAACAGCCCGGTCAGGGCCACGGTGCGCAACGTTTTCAAATTCCCTCCACGGAGGAGCCCCTTCCGGCCCCTCTTCCCAGAAGCCCCGTGACCGGGGCTGGATGACTCTTACGGAACAGCGTTTTCGTCAGGACACGTCTTGATGGGGCTCGGGCACTCGCCCTCGGGGCCCGGGAAGCAGCAGAGGTCATCCGCGTCGCGCGGGTTGATGACCCAGCGGGGCCGCGCGGCGTTCACCTGCTTCAGGTGTCCCGTGATGTTGTAGGTGGCCGCGCGCAGCAGCCGGCACTGCCGGGCCTTCCCGGCGTCCGCGTCGCTCTCGTTGCAGTCCACCCGGAGCTCCGGAATGGCATCGCGCGTCATGATGTTGATGCGGGTACGGCTGTCGAGCGACACGTGGCACTCGCCCCGGCCGCTGATGGCACCGTCGGCGATGACGGCCACGTACTGCTCGGTGCTCGCCATCGTGTGAGCCAGGTTCGTGCGGGCCGCCAGGGCGGTGTCCCCCGCGGTGGCCGCCACGGTCCGGGCGCCGAACTTCACCTTCACGGGCGTGTCACACCAGACGTTGACCCGGGCAGGGCCGTTGGCCACGGTGGAGTTGAGCGCCGTGGTGGTGGCCGTGGACTGGGCCGAGACCTTGAGCACTTGGGTGCGCCCGCTCAGCGAGTTGTCCCGGCCCGCCTCGCGAGGACCCGGGTTCGCCATCTCCACCACGAACTGGCCATAGCTGTTGAGCGTGGTGCGCTCCGAGCAGATCTGTCCGGCGAACTCGCCCGTGCCGGTGACGCACTCGGCGTTGCACTTGCGCTCGATGGCCTCCTCGGGGGGCTCCACGTCGGCGCAGGTCGTCCAGGCGCCATTGCCGGAACCGGGGCAGAAGAAGGTCACCGCGCCGTCGCCGTTGGCGTCACAGGTCTTGAAGACCTGGGGGAAGCGCACGCGCCGGACCTTGACCAGCGAGGACTCCATGCTCTCCATCTTCATGTTGCCGTAGCTGTAACCGCACAGCGGGTCGGTGTTGTAGACCTCCGGCTTGTTGTCCAGGCCGCAGTAGCGCAGGGCGAGCTCGCGCACCTGCACCTGATCCAGATACTTCGTCCATTGGGCGGGCGGCAGGGTGTCGCGCACGCGCTCGCGGATGATCCACGAGGGGAAGGTGAGCTGGGTGGTGGCCGTGAAGTCCTGCACCGAGCCCGACAGGGACCAGAGCAGGTCTCCCGGGTACAGCCCCTCGGGGAAGGAGTAGTTGTAGACATAGACCGAGCCATAGGTGCCCGGCGTGAAGCCGTCTTCCTCGGGGGTTCGGACGTTGGAGCCCGTGCCGGTGTACTCGCGCACGCGGCAGGCGGTGATGTCGGTGACGAAGAAGCCGCCCGGATCCAGGCCGGTCACCACCATGGTGACGAGCTTGCCGTGGTTGGGGTCCTTCGCGTTCGGGTCTTGCAGGTTGTAGCCCAGGGGGCAGTTCTGCACGAGCGGCGCGCCGTTCTCGGGCGCCCGGCCCACGGTGAGGAACTGCCGGTCGAAGGGCGAGCCGCGGTTGTTGGTCTGCAGGTCCGGCTCCTGCATCCGGGAGATCGTCGGCTCCTCGAAGAGGATGGCCGGGGTGATGCCGGTGGCGAAGGTCGGCGGGGTGCCCGAATCCGGGGGAAGCTGGCTGGGGTCTCCCGACACGCCGCCGTCCAGGAAGTCCACCTGGGGTGGCTCATCCTGCACCCACACGCGGACGTCCCCGTAGAGGTGGGACACGCGCACGGTGCCGGTGCCGGTGCCGTTCGTGAGGGTCGTCCACCGCGTCGCGTAGCCCCCGGACAGGTCTCCCGGGACCGCGCGGAAGGAGACGGGGCCATTGAACGAGGTGAGGGGCTGGGACGCGGCGTCCAGCGCGGTGATCTCCAGCTCGATGTCCACCGGGTTCTTGGGGATGGCGTAGCGGCACTCCGGCGTCCCGCGCACCTCGGCGGGCACCGCGTCCGTGCTCACGCCATAGCGGTAGATGCAGGAGGTCGTCACGGACAGGGGCGTGAGGGCCCCGTTGGAGGCCACGGCGGACAGCTTCTTCACCTTCACCTGGAAGGTGCTCAGCTGGCTGGCCGAGGACGGGTCCGGCGTGTCGCTCGAGTCGGTGTAACAGCCGGCCATCATCAGGGCCGTGCCCAGCAGCAGCCGCTTCATCACTTCACCCT encodes:
- a CDS encoding GspE/PulE family protein yields the protein MVSPVNAPSRGQADFSTAFVLEALVAQGLLSPQQAQEILAREPAARARVLKSRSQGGSKETARYDVSPVEVIAAFQVPLPEGRGPLDEDRVTEAAAHAAGMAYRKIDPLKLDMGLATRTVSRPFAQKHVLLPLERSPQGRLVVAVANPFDRELFENLFRLTGLPIEPVLSAKVDILKSIAEIYGFKKTLARAADDFAAAPQLSNFEQLVSLSGTQELEASDKPVVQAVDYLLRYAFDNRASDIHIEPKRSTSQVRLRIDGVLHTVYTLPAGVHPPIVSRVKMLSRMDISEKRKPQDGRIKTERDSREVELRVSTLPTAFGEKVVIRIFDPETLVQDIAQLGFEPDEKGAFESWIDQPHGLILVTGPTGSGKTTTLYSALKAVAGPDVNVTTVEDPIEMVWEGFNQVQVQPKVGLDFAGALRHILRQDPDVIMVGEIRDGETAENAIQSALTGHLVLSTLHTNDAIGAVARMKDLGVPPFLLSQSLVGLMAQRLLRRVCAHCAQEATLTPDELIALQVPLPLLPGGVRLRKGAGCVRCRGTGYLGRTGVFEIVSVGAELKELVTQAAPYHTLVEASRRAGMRTLREAAVRKLAQGLTSFEEVVRMTSR